A window of the Hordeum vulgare subsp. vulgare chromosome 5H, MorexV3_pseudomolecules_assembly, whole genome shotgun sequence genome harbors these coding sequences:
- the LOC123398927 gene encoding protein argonaute MEL1-like, protein MAYRGGGGRGGRGDQQQYGRGRGGAPAGGRFVWPPPGAPSSAPRPVAPAPYAPAVAVYHNPNATGPHQGVYQHGVVYRGPAPPVSSTPVTIRAPSPTPATVRAPSPTAPPFLPARVSAPAPTPAAVAKELEQKLFVTETALAPPAAAAAAAVAAAQVDQLEEEKAPEVDLAPVSKKGLAHPARPGAGTVGKKVMIRANHFLVNVADNNLFHYDVSINPESKSRAVNREVLSELIKVHGKTSLGGKLPAYDGRKSLYTAGSLPFESEEFSVTLVDPEKKDKERAEREYKITIRIAGRTDLYHLQQFLKGRQRDMPQETIQVLDVVLRESPSWNYVTVSRSFFSTTFGHRGDIGEGLECWRGYYQSLRPTQMGLSLNIDISATSFFKPVTVVQFVLEFLNLRDASRPLTDRDRVKIKKALRGVRVETNHQEDQIRRYKITGITPIPMSQLIFPVDERGTRMSVVQYFKQRYDYNLKYTTWPCLQSGSDARPVYLPMEACKIVEGQRYSKKLNDKQVTNILRATCQRPQQREQSIREMVLHNKYAEDKFAQEFGIKVCSDLVAVPARVLPPPMLRYHDSGKEKTCAPSVGQWNMINKKMINGGIIDNWACVSFSRMRPEEVHRFCCDLIQMCNMAGMSVNPRPLVDNRSANPNHIENALRDVCRRTTEMLNKQGDKKQLQLLIVILPEVSGSYGKIKKVCETDLGIVSQCCLPRHAMRPNKQYLENVALKINVKVGGRNTVLERAFVRNGIPFVSEVPTIIFGADVTHPPPGEDSASSIAAVVASMDWPEITKYRGLVSAQPHRQEIIEDLFSVTKDPQRGDVNGGMIRELLIAFRRKTGRRPERILFYRDGVSEGQFSHVLLHEMDAIRKACASLEEGYMPPVTFVVVQKRHHTRLFPEVHGRREMTDKSGNILPGTVVDLMICHPTEFDFYLCSHAGIQGTSRPTHYHVLYDENHFTADALQSLTNNLCYTYARCTRAVSVVPPAYYAHLAAFRARYYVEGDSSDGGSTPGSSGQAAIARDGPVEVRQLPKIKENVKDVMFYC, encoded by the exons atGGCCTACCGCGGAGGCGGAGGCCGGGGAGGCCGCGGCGACCAGCAGCAGTACGGCAGAGGGCGTGGCGGCGCGCCGGCGGGAGGCCGCTTCGTGTGGCCGCCTCCGGGCGCGCCCTCGTCGGCGCCGCGCCCCGTCGCGCCGGCGCCCTACGCGCCCGCTGTCGCCGTCTACCACAACCCGAACGCCACGGGGCCTCACCAGGGTGTCTACCAGCACGGCGTCGTCTACCGCGGCCCCGCGCCGCCCGTCTCCTCCACGCCGGTCACCATCCGCGCGCCCTCGCCCACGCCGGCCACCGTCCGCGCGCCTTCTCCGACCGCGCCCCCGTTCCTGCCGGCCCGCGTCTCGGCACCTGCACCgacccccgccgccgtcgccaaGGAGCTGGAGCAGAAGCTCTTCGTCACCGAGACCGCGCTGGCGCCACCCGCCGCCGCGGCCGCGGCGGCCGTCGCGGCTGCACAGGTGGACCAgctcgaggaggagaaggcccccgaGGTGGACCTGGCGCCGGTCTCCAAGAAGGGGCTCGCACACCCCGCGCGCCCCGGCGCCGGCACCGTCGGCAAGAAGGTGATGATCCGCGCCAACCACTTCCTCGTCAACGTCGCCGACAACAACCTCTTCCACTACGAT GTTTCCATTAACCCGGAGTCAAAATCAAGAGCTGTCAACAGGGAGGTGCTCAGCGAGCTAATCAAGGTGCACGGCAAGACATCCCTTGGCGGCAAATTGCCTGCCTACGATGGAAGAAAGAGCCTTTACACCGCAGGCTCACTTCCTTTCGAGTCAGAGGAGTTCTCGGTTACACTGGTTGATCCGGAAAAGAAAGACAAAGAAAG GGCTGAAAGGGAATACAAGATCACCATTAGAATTGCTGGGAGGACAGACCTGTACCACCTCCAGCAGTTCCTCAAAGGAAGGCAGAGGGATATGCCTCAAGAAACCATACAAGTGCTTGATGTTGTCCTCAGGGAGTCACCATCCTGGAA CTATGTCACAGTGTCCAGATCATTCTTCTCAACCACTTTTGGTCACAGAGGAGACATTGGTGAAGGTTTGGAGTGCTGGAGAGGTTACTACCAGAGCTTACGCCCAACACAGATGGGCCTTTCGCTCAATATTG ATATCTCTGCAACATCCTTCTTCAAGCCTGTCACGGTGGTCCAATTTGTGCTAGAGTTCCTCAACTTACGTGATGCCTCGCGACCTCTGACAGATAGGGACCGTGTCAAG ATAAAGAAAGCACTCCGTGGGGTGCGTGTTGAAACAAACCACCAAGAAGATCAAATCAGAAGATACAAGATAACGGGGATCACTCCTATTCCCATGAGCCAGCTCAT atTTCCTGTTGATGAGAGAGGAACAAGAATGTCAGTTGTTCAGTACTTCAAGCAAAGATATGACTACAATCTGAAGTACACTACTTGGCCCTGCCTGCAGTCTGGAAGTGATGCTCGGCCTGTATATTTGCCTATGGAG GCGTGCAAGATTGTTGAAGGGCAAAGGTACTCTAAGAAATTGAATGACAAGCAGGTCACTAACATACTTAGAGCTACCTGTCAACGTCCCCAGCAGAGGGAGCAAAGCATTCGTGAG ATGGTTCTGCACAACAAGTATGCCGAGGACAAGTTTGCTCAGGAGTTTGGAATCAAGGTCTGCAGTGACCTTGTCGCTGTTCCAGCCCGTGTGCTGCCTCCCCCCATG TTGAGATATCATGATTCTGGAAAGGAGAAAACCTGTGCGCCAAGTGTTGGGCAATGGAACATGATTAACAAG AAAATGATTAATGGAGGAATCATAGATAACTGGGCTTGTGTGAGTTTTTCACGCATGCGTCCTGAGGAGGTACACAGGTTCTGTTGTGATCTGATTCAGATGTGCAATATGGCTGGAATG TCTGTCAATCCAAGGCCACTTGTAGACAACCGATCAGCTAACCCCAACCACATCGAGAATGCTTTGAGGGATGTGTGCAGGAGGACTACCGAAATGCTAAACAAACAAGGAGACAAGAAACAGTTGCAACTGTTAATCGTAATCCTACCTGAAGTCAGTGGTTCTTATG GGAAAATCAAGAAGGTTTGCGAGACTGATCTTGGGATCGTGTCTCAGTGTTGCCTGCCAAGGCATGCTATGAGACCGAACAAGCAATATCTGGAGAATGTTGCACTCAAAATCAATGTGAAG GTCGGAGGACGCAACACGGTCCTGGAGAGAGCTTTTGTGCGAAATGGCATACCGTTTGTGTCTGAAGTCCCAACAATCATCTTTGGTGCTGATGTTACACACCCCCCACCTGGAGAGGACTCTGCATCATCTATTGCTGCG gtggtggcatcaaTGGACTGGCCAGAGATCACCAAGTACAGAGGTCTTGTCTCTGCTCAACCACACAGGCAGGAGATAATCGAAGACCTCTTCAGTGTCACCAAAGATCCACAGAGGGGTGATGTCAATGGTGGCATGATCAG GGAGTTACTGATTGCGTTCCGCAGGAAGACAGGCCGGAGGCCTGAGAGGATATTGTTCTACAG GGATGGTGTGAGTGAAGGCCAATTCAGCCATGTCCTGCTTCATGAAATGGACGCAATCAGGAAG GCCTGTGCCTCTTTGGAGGAGGGGTATATGCCCCCAGTCACCTTCGTCGTTGTCCAGAAAAGGCATCACACGAGGCTGTTCCCTGAGGTTCATGGGAGGCGTGAAATGACTGACAAGAGTGGGAACATACTTCCAG GAACTGTGGTTGACCTCATGATTTGCCACCCAACAGAGTTTGATTTCTACTTGTGCAGCCATGCTGGCATTCAG GGAACTAGCAGGCCGACTCATTACCATGTTCTTTATGATGAGAATCACTTCACAGCCGACGCTCTTCAGTCACTGACCAACAATCTCTGCTACAC CTATGCTCGTTGCACTCGTGCGGTCTCAGTTG TCCCACCGGCGTACTATGCCCATCTCGCGGCATTCCGTGCACGCTACTACGTGGAAGGGGACAGCTCGGACGGCGGGTCGACCCCCGGGAGCAGCGGGCAGGCGGCGATTGCGCGGGATGGCCCTGTGGAGGTGCGCCAGCTCCCAAAGATCAAGGAGAACGTCAAGGACGTGATGTTCTACTGCTGA